GACGAGACCCGGCTGCTGACAGGCGCTCCCGGCACCCTCGCGGTGCTCGCCCGCCGCGCCGGACCGCGCTGGTTCCTCGGCGCCATCCAGGCGGGCCCGGCGCGGACGGTGGAGGTCCCGCTGCGGATCGGCCGGGGCCGCTGGCTGGTCGAGACGGTGACGGACGGCCCGTCCGGCCTCCGCCGCGAGACCCGCCCCGCGCACGGCGGCGCCACCCTCACCCTCCCGGTGGTCGCCGACGGCGGCTTCGCGGCGACGGCGTGCCGCTGGCACCCGGGCCGTACGAGCTGCTGAGCGCCGGGGACACCGCCGTGAACCCGCCTCCCGTCGTACCGGTCCTTCGGTCCTTCAGCCCTCAGTCGCGGCGGATCAGCTCCGGGTCGATCCGGCGGCCCACCAGCGGCAACGACCCGGCCGCGGCCACCAGGACCACACCGGCCGCGGCGAGGAGCAGCGGCGGCAGCCCCTCGACGTCCCAGCTCACCGCGGAGCCACCGGTGATCAGATAGCTCGACTCGGCGAGCTTGCCGGTGATCACCGCGAGGACCAGCCCCAGCCCGAGGGGCAGCACCACCTGAAGACACTGCACCGTGCGCAGGGTCCGCGCCCGTGCCCCGATCAGGGTGACGGCCGTGATCTGCGATCTGCGCTCCACCGCCCGGTCGGTCGCGGAGACCAGGAAGGCGGCCACCCCGATCAGCAGGCCCATGGCCATACCGAGTGCGAGCAGGGTCTCGACCACCGATATCTGTTCCAGCCCCTGGATGTTCAGCCCCACCAGCTCGACCTCGGCGATCGGGGCCACCGCCCCGATACCGTCGAGCACCGCGCGGACCTGGTCCGGCGCCGACCCGCTGGTGAGCACGTACTGCGCGTCCCGGGGGCTCACCCCGCCGGGCAGCGCGGAGGGCGGGACGAGCAGCAGCGCGTTGCCGACGGAGGAGGTTCCGTATCCGCTGTAGACGACGCGTTCGGCCGGGTAGGCGATGTCCAGCTTCCCGTCCTTCCCCCCGGTGTGGCGGAAACGGAAGACCGTGCCGGTGGCGATCCGGCTCCCCAGGCTGGAGTTGGGGTCGTCGAGCCGCATCACCCTGCCGTCCACACACCCCTCTGCGGTACGGACCATCCGTTCCAGCTCATCGCAGGTGGCGACCAGGGCGGTCGCCGACGAGGCGAACGCCGCGTCGGGGCTCTCCGCCCGCAGATCCACCCAGGAGTTCATCATCACGGCCCGGGTGCGGACCCCGTCCAGTCCGCCCAGCTCCTGCCGCTGCCGCTCGGTCAGCTCGTGCAGGGCCAGGGAGTAGTCCTGAACGGGGCCGGAGGGCCGGCTGACCTGGTCGAGCTGGATGAGCACCCCCTGAGCGAGGGACGCGGCGTACACCAGCAGGACCAGCCCCGTGACCACCCGCAGGGTGCTGCCGGGCTCGGCCTCGTTGCGCCGCATGGCCAGATTGAGGGTGAGGGAACGGGTCGACCCCGCGAGCGCGCGGGCGAGCGCGTACGACAGATAGGGCAGGGTGAGCACCAGCCCGACCCCGGTGAGCAGCACACCCGCGACCACGAGGAGCGCGTTCACCCCGACGCTGGACGCGGGACGTCCCAGCAGGCCCGTGAGGCAGTAGCCGCAGACGATTCCCAGGCCCGCGAGCAGCAGCAGGCCGAACCACTTGGTCGGCGGGCGCGCGACGGCGGTGCGCCGGACGGCCAGCGGGTCGGCGGTGGCGTCCCGCGCGCTGCGGCGGCCGACGAGCCAGGCGAGGGCCGGGCAGCCGATCAGACAGACGGCGACGGTGGTCGCGGAGAGCGCGCCGTCCTCGGGGTACCACCGCAGGGAGGGCAGCCCGGTCCGGGACATCACCTGGTTGAGCAGCGTGTACTCGCCCAGGCCGAGGGCCGCCCCGGTCAGCGCGGCGGCGGTGGTCTCGGCGGCGTTCACCCGCTGGGTGCCCTTCTTGCTCAGGCCCAGCAGCCGCAGCGAGGCCAGTCTGCGGGTGCGGCTGGCCGCGGACAGCCGGGCGCAGACGGAGAGGAAGATGCCCAGCGGCAGCAGGACCAGGGTCGCCAGCGCGAACCGTACGTCCGTCAGGGTGGACGGGTCGACCACCGGGTTCGGGGCGTAGCGGTAGCCGAAGCCCTTGAGGTGCCGTCCTTCGCCGTCCAGCCGGTCGCGGGTGGTGCCGATGTACGCGTACAGCTCGTCGGGGTGGGCCAGACCGCCGGGGCCGATCGTCCCCTTCTCATCACCGGGAAGCAGTCCCTTGACGGCGGGCGCCTCCCGTAGCAGCTCACGGACGCGCGGGGAGACGAACACCTCTCCGGGGCGGGGCAGTTCCCGCAGACCGGGCGGGGCGGGGGTGTCCTGCCCCGGGCCTCGGGCCACGAAGACCCGGGTGAACGAGTGGGAGCCGTACGCGTCCGAACGCGGGAGCACGAGGGTGCCGTCCGCCGGTCCCTTCGCCGCGGTCACCGGCTGCCGGGCCGCGGCCCGTCCGTTGTGCGCGTCGAGGATCGCGGGAAGGGTGAGGACGAGGGCCAGGCAGCAGACCCCGACCGACCCGCCGACCGCCATCAGCAGGAAGCGGACGCGGTTGCCCCGCCCCGAACCGGCGAGCAGCCGCAGTCCGAGCAGGAACTCGGTCACCGCTCCCCCCAGGGGGAGAGGACGCCGTCGGTCATCGTGTAACGGGTGTCCGCCTGCTCCGCCACCGCGCCGTCGTGGGTCACCAGGATCACCGCCGTGCGCTGCGAACGGGCCAGCCCGAGGAACTCCTTCAGCACGGCGGTGGCGTTGGCGCTGTCCAGTGAGCCGGTCGGCTCGTCGGCGAAGACCACGGCGGGCCGGTGCACCAGCGCCCGCGCCACCGCGACCCGCTGACTCTGCCCGCCAGGCGCAGCGGCAGCGCGGTGTTCTCCTCGATGGTCAGCTCGGGAAGCAACTCCCCGTACTGGAAGACAAATCCGAACCGTTCCCGCCGCAGCGCGCTGACCTCGTCGTCGGACATCCCCCCGATGACGCGCCCCTCGAACCGCACCCGCCCCCGGCTGACGGGCACCACCCCCGCCAGGCAGTAGAGGAGCGACGACTTCCCGGACCCGCTCTGCCCGGTGATCGCGACGACCTCCCCCGGTACCACCGAGATCCGGGCATCCCGCACGGCGGGCTGATCGCCGTAGGAGAGGTCGACTCCTTCGGCGACGAGAATTTCTGACGTACTGATGTTTCCCATCCCCCTGGTTCATGGCCGTGCGGGGCGGATCACCGGGTGATCCGCCCCGCACAGTGAAACCGCGTCCTTATACAAGGTCC
The nucleotide sequence above comes from Streptomyces clavuligerus. Encoded proteins:
- a CDS encoding FtsX-like permease family protein, which produces MTEFLLGLRLLAGSGRGNRVRFLLMAVGGSVGVCCLALVLTLPAILDAHNGRAAARQPVTAAKGPADGTLVLPRSDAYGSHSFTRVFVARGPGQDTPAPPGLRELPRPGEVFVSPRVRELLREAPAVKGLLPGDEKGTIGPGGLAHPDELYAYIGTTRDRLDGEGRHLKGFGYRYAPNPVVDPSTLTDVRFALATLVLLPLGIFLSVCARLSAASRTRRLASLRLLGLSKKGTQRVNAAETTAAALTGAALGLGEYTLLNQVMSRTGLPSLRWYPEDGALSATTVAVCLIGCPALAWLVGRRSARDATADPLAVRRTAVARPPTKWFGLLLLAGLGIVCGYCLTGLLGRPASSVGVNALLVVAGVLLTGVGLVLTLPYLSYALARALAGSTRSLTLNLAMRRNEAEPGSTLRVVTGLVLLVYAASLAQGVLIQLDQVSRPSGPVQDYSLALHELTERQRQELGGLDGVRTRAVMMNSWVDLRAESPDAAFASSATALVATCDELERMVRTAEGCVDGRVMRLDDPNSSLGSRIATGTVFRFRHTGGKDGKLDIAYPAERVVYSGYGTSSVGNALLLVPPSALPGGVSPRDAQYVLTSGSAPDQVRAVLDGIGAVAPIAEVELVGLNIQGLEQISVVETLLALGMAMGLLIGVAAFLVSATDRAVERRSQITAVTLIGARARTLRTVQCLQVVLPLGLGLVLAVITGKLAESSYLITGGSAVSWDVEGLPPLLLAAAGVVLVAAAGSLPLVGRRIDPELIRRD